TACAACGGGAAAAGATATATTTGCTTAGCTAGTTCTTTTTAAGAAGTCTACAGAAGGAGCATCGCCCATCTCCTGTCCCACATTAATCCATTTCAGCGCACTAGAAGATGTGACAGCCTTAAAGTTGTGGCATGTTAATTCAGTTTGAAACCAATCGCCTAAAATGTTGAGGTCTTGATTGAACACTTGATGCAAATAGTCTAAGTTTTGCGGGTTAATCTTCGGTTTCTCGAGATTGCTGGCAAATAAGGTTTTCATTTTTTCTTGTAACCACTCTGGAGTTAGAGATTTTCGGAGGGAATTAAGAACGGGAGTCTTCCTCATAAACCTAATCCAAGGATACATAATAGGGCGGCTACTCGTTTTATTTCTAGGAGCCGTATTGAAGTCCCACTGAGGTTTTCCCGTGTAGCCTATAAAGCGGCACACTCTCTCAAGTTCATCTTGAGGAAACTGAAGGAGCCGCTCAAAAAACATCGGCAGTATTTGTTCGGGGCCATACTTTGTGAGAAAGGGCTTTAGCTGCATTGAGTACAAGCTAGAGTCTATAAGTTGAGGGTAGTCATGTATTGCTTGGTTAATATCAATTGTTATGTTTCTTAGGAGATACTCGTGAAGGAAATGTGAAACCAATCTATCTACAGGATGTCGCATGATATAAATCAGCTTTGCGTTTGGGATTAGCTCATACATCCGGTCAACAACATGAGGGGAGTGAGGTAACTGGGTATAGGTAGTAGCCGCTTCACCACACAAGTCGTTTGGCTTGGCTGCTGAAAACTTACTTCGATACCAGTCGCTACCTTTTGCAAAATTTTTGTCGTAGCTGAAATAGTACAGCTCTTTCGGGTTACTAACCATGTAGATACCTGGCTGTTTTCCTAACTGAAAGCTCATTGTTGTAGTAGCAGCCTTCATGGCTCCGATAAATAAAAAATCAGGAAGTTTACCTTTTTTCGCCATTAACATGTTTCAATACCTATTAACAGAAGCTATATAACAAAAAATATGAAGCCGATATATACTCATTTTAGGCTTTCAAATTCACACTGGTTCACACTGTTTTGTAATTTTTTGATTGGCAAACGATTTACCTCCTTCTAGGAAGAATTTTACTGGTCAACAAGAATAATAAAGATGTCTGCATGTGGAGGCGTTTAGCAGCAACATAGTCAGTCAATGCTCTGTTTACAATTAGCGAGGTAAATGTAGCCAAAGCGGCTCCTAAAAAACCTAGAGTATATATGCCTAAAATGTTTAATATAAGGTTGAGCGTTGCAGTAAACCCCCTTATTTTCGCACTGTCATCCTGATACCCTGTCATATCAAGAAGCTGAGTTACTGGCCCAGATGTTGATTTGATAAACATACTGAAAGCTAAAATAATAAGAACTCCCTGAACCGCAACAAATTCAGGTCCGAAGTTTTCTAGAAGTGGTTTTGAAAAAAGAACTACACCCAACAGTATGATTAAAGAAGGCACTACAATAGCTTGGCCAGATCTAAGCATAATTTTTTGCAGTTTCTCAGTGTTATCTTCTGCATAAGCTTTTGAAATTATAGGAGCTGAAGAAGCAGTAACACCGGTTAAAAGAAAGCCTATAAGGCCAGCTGTTCTTACGGCGACGTTGTACAAACCAACCTCTTCAGGACCTCTTATAACCCCAAGCATCACAATGTCTGACTGAACTAACAGGTTATTGAAGCATGCTGCTAGCAACAAAGGGAAGGATACTCTTAACAGCCCTTTTAAGTCATAAACAGGCTCTGTACCCCGTACTACGGAGGACAGCATAGAGTGTACTATCCAGAACTGACTTACCAAAATAAAACAAAGAGCAAAAAAGCTGACCCATAGGATATTTAGGGAACTCAGAGTCTGCTGGGGTGAGCCTATAAAGTATAAAAAAGAAGCGCCTATAAGGATTAGTATAGGCCTAGTGAGTATCATTGGCGCAAATGCGGCAGACATGTTGCGAAATCCCTGCATTATGCTCATGTTTATCTGAATTGTTGCCACAAGCGGCATGAGCCAGATTCCCAGCAAAATTACTTCGAAGTTAGCAATAACACTTTGAGTATTTATCAGATAAACAATCGCTGAAGCCAAGAAGGATAGTACGGTGCTTGCTGTAATAACCAAACCCAAACTGCTGTAAACAACTCCTCGCAAACGACCCATTTCTCCTTTAGCCCTGTATTCAGGAATAAAGCGAACTAAGGAAGACCTCAACCCAAGCTGAACTGGTGTAGTTGCAAGAGTAGCCCAAATAATTACATATACATACAGACCGTACTCTTCAACACCCATCCACCTTGCTAGTAGAATTTGATCGAAATAGCCTATTCCTCTTCCCAATACCTGGATTAATAATACTGTGCTAGCCCCTTTTAATAGTGGCTTTAATATACTCTGTTTATTTGAGTTATCTAATGTCCATGAAAGAATGCGCTTGAACATGTCTAAAAAAATGTTTTCAAAGATTACTTCTAATTTTCCATATCAAGCGAAATATTTGACGAGATAGAGTCGAAACTAGACATTATAATGAATTATTCCATCTTGAAATTTTTGAACTGCTTTCTAACTCGCAAAATTGAGTAAAATATTTTCTCTACATTCTCAATAAAACTCAGTGAACTTAATATAGCTTTCCACTGCAGGTCTTTTGAATAGTTCATGAAGGTTGAAAACGGAGTATTGTTATCAACCATTCCATCAACGCTATACCCCAATAGCTTCATTTCATTCCAGGCAACCCATGAAAATCGCTTCTTCCTGCTTTCTGGCCAGCTTCTCCACCGCTCTTGGGGTTTAAAATCGCTTTTCTTCTCTACAACTTTCCATCCAGAAGATTGCCAACCAGATTGATGAATTTCAGTGCTAGTGACATTTTCCGAAGAACCAAACACAGGCAGGCTTTTTGACTTCTCAAAGTCATAGCTAGATGGGTTTAGCTTTAAGAAGCTAAAGATATGTTGCATCGTCGAATCAAAGCCGTTCAGTAAATCTTCATACTTAATAATTATATATTGATTGCTAAAGATAGAATTTTTGTGGTATCGATTGAATTCAATGATGGTCTGGGCTGCTTCAACCCATCTTTGCATCGTAAATTCGTAGTTTGAACCGAAAGAACGAACGTTAGACTCAACGACATCGCGACCATCTCGAATAAGAATAATCAATCTGGCTGTTGGAAAAAACTCAAAAAAATAAGGTAGGTTTCTAACATTAGGTGTTTTTGTAAGCAAAGGTTTGTCTACCCCATCAGGCTCAAGACTCTTGAGAAAATCTAATAAACCTTTTCCTAAAGATGCTCGAAGACGTTTTTGTAACACCGAGTTTTCTTGTTCTCTTTCTGGATTCTTTTCATACATGTGACCATGAAGACACCAGTAGCTTCCAACGTTTTTTACATACCTCTCTAAAAGATTTGAGTTAGCAATTAAATGGTCTTCTGCCATAACTTTTGAATTAACGCCTTGGCATTGCGGATGTAACTCTAGCAAATTGTATAAAAAATTTGTTCCACTTCGAGTCATAATGCCCGCAATAAAGATGGGGGACTTATTTGAATATAATTTAGGCTCATCAAACTCAATCGATTTAGAAGTTAGGTTTGTGTTCATCAGTCTTATAAATTAATAGTCAAATCTAGTTTTCAAGCAGACAAAGCAGAGTTGCGAGTAATGATAATTTTTAAAGATGAAATTTGTTCGATTTGGACTTTCTTTGAGGGTAGAGAAAAAGCAAGTGGATATCATCACCAGGAATCTCAACCTCCTCGTAAAGTTGTTACGCCTAACTTGCTCATAAAGTTTCTAAATTTAACAGAAAAGATTAGCCGAAAGTTTTTCACTAAGAGTGGGAGCCCTTTTTGAAAACCCATAGCTTTAAAGGTATCTACCGTTTTTCGATATAGAAGCCTCGAGCGATGAGCTTCTAAACTAGCAAGTAAAAGAAACTTTATCTCTGAATCTCTAATATCTTCTTCCTGGAGAGTGGACTCGAGGACGAAACAGACGTTCTCAAGATATTTTATCCATACGCCAGAATTATTACTTACAGAATCAGGCCTGATTAAATAATAATAAAGCGGCTCCGGATAAAGAATGAACTTCGCTCCGCGGCTCAAACATTGTAGTATAATACCAAAATCTTCCCCATAATTGCGCAGTTCAGGTCTGTAACGGATGCCTTCACTAATTAGAAATTCTCTTTTGAAAAGAGGTTTCGAGTAACCCAAATGCAGACCGGCCTGACCCATAACATCGTTCTTTATGAAATATGCAGCATCGAATAACTTCGGAGACTTAACTCTTACTTTACTTGGATTAAACCAGGTTTTATAAGGCTTATCATCTACATCTTCGCTGTTTACGTACCACTGATTGTCTGCAACTATGTCTGCTCCATATTGAGTCCCGACTTTAAGAAGGATTTCCAACCTGTCTGGAGCAAACCAGTCATCCGCGTCAAGTATAGCTATCCACTTACCCTTAGCTTGTTCTATAGCTAGATTGCGTGCTGCTGCGCCACCTCCATTTTCTGATTGCTTAATTAAGCAGACTCTTGGATCCATTACACTTTTTACAATTGCCGCCGTAGAATCAGTTGAAACGTCATCGACGACAATTAGTTCAAAATTTTCGAATGTCTGCTTTAGTACGGAATCTATAGCTTTTAGAATATATTTCTCGGCATTGTAAGCTGCGATAATTACAGAAATAGTGGGATTTAGTTTCAAGTCTTCACCTTTTATCATGTGTATTTACTGATTGATAGAGTAGCGTTTTTGAGGGCCTTTCTACTTTTCAGACGCCCTCTGAGGATTGAGCACTGGCCAATCTTTACTTTGGAACTCTAGAAGTCAAATAGGACCCAATTTCGATTTTGATAGCATGCAAAAAACTTGTACGATGAGCTTCCTGATTAATAAGGTTTAAGCCATCAATAACACGGTAAAAATTCA
This genomic stretch from Cyanobacteria bacterium GSL.Bin1 harbors:
- a CDS encoding sulfotransferase: MLMAKKGKLPDFLFIGAMKAATTTMSFQLGKQPGIYMVSNPKELYYFSYDKNFAKGSDWYRSKFSAAKPNDLCGEAATTYTQLPHSPHVVDRMYELIPNAKLIYIMRHPVDRLVSHFLHEYLLRNITIDINQAIHDYPQLIDSSLYSMQLKPFLTKYGPEQILPMFFERLLQFPQDELERVCRFIGYTGKPQWDFNTAPRNKTSSRPIMYPWIRFMRKTPVLNSLRKSLTPEWLQEKMKTLFASNLEKPKINPQNLDYLHQVFNQDLNILGDWFQTELTCHNFKAVTSSSALKWINVGQEMGDAPSVDFLKRTS
- a CDS encoding oligosaccharide flippase family protein, coding for MFKRILSWTLDNSNKQSILKPLLKGASTVLLIQVLGRGIGYFDQILLARWMGVEEYGLYVYVIIWATLATTPVQLGLRSSLVRFIPEYRAKGEMGRLRGVVYSSLGLVITASTVLSFLASAIVYLINTQSVIANFEVILLGIWLMPLVATIQINMSIMQGFRNMSAAFAPMILTRPILILIGASFLYFIGSPQQTLSSLNILWVSFFALCFILVSQFWIVHSMLSSVVRGTEPVYDLKGLLRVSFPLLLAACFNNLLVQSDIVMLGVIRGPEEVGLYNVAVRTAGLIGFLLTGVTASSAPIISKAYAEDNTEKLQKIMLRSGQAIVVPSLIILLGVVLFSKPLLENFGPEFVAVQGVLIILAFSMFIKSTSGPVTQLLDMTGYQDDSAKIRGFTATLNLILNILGIYTLGFLGAALATFTSLIVNRALTDYVAAKRLHMQTSLLFLLTSKILPRRR
- a CDS encoding glycosyltransferase; the encoded protein is MIKGEDLKLNPTISVIIAAYNAEKYILKAIDSVLKQTFENFELIVVDDVSTDSTAAIVKSVMDPRVCLIKQSENGGGAAARNLAIEQAKGKWIAILDADDWFAPDRLEILLKVGTQYGADIVADNQWYVNSEDVDDKPYKTWFNPSKVRVKSPKLFDAAYFIKNDVMGQAGLHLGYSKPLFKREFLISEGIRYRPELRNYGEDFGIILQCLSRGAKFILYPEPLYYYLIRPDSVSNNSGVWIKYLENVCFVLESTLQEEDIRDSEIKFLLLASLEAHRSRLLYRKTVDTFKAMGFQKGLPLLVKNFRLIFSVKFRNFMSKLGVTTLRGG